Proteins from one Anopheles nili chromosome 2, idAnoNiliSN_F5_01, whole genome shotgun sequence genomic window:
- the LOC128721016 gene encoding uncharacterized protein LOC128721016: protein MAAIAQPHSHQRSPAGGLLTTVASLPPSYKLQYGEVSPKPATERPTGDSPLDLTVRQVTTGSLGPITPPATPSPLKKRYREDNQLNVPLKCDEPSAKRAKASEPVLLDVKKELATPAKLTIAGKAGATEDEVVIAKGPPRSSKNPPASVAPSGGSKERRAKAIRKLKFDEENSSPVSGTIIISLEEALSGDTPRESGDIDPQFNLVEVSDEVRAELAAIPNVIGGYNCKLCRLEFEDAFGLAQHRCSCIVLLEYRCPECDKRFNCPANLASHRRWHKPRDQTGKKGGSGGAKPEPGHDSTDSDGATGKFRCDQCDKTFKRPAYLKKHQLTHSRQAAKGTKPAPKRSASPSTTTTGSSQYRSEDSNHSNHSSQSAGSSAVGYAGSSDGTGCVVTERLISRSQPPPLTMFTIIASNDGVLHESGNRGSGFFQGQPAVRFVHERAPSVVSSSGRGSAAPDQDDADSDCEERTLVINEDYRDGEDEDDGEDEMERQYRSAYCDRFTEEENLAAAALARLRNGPSVIRHTTALVV, encoded by the coding sequence ATGGCAGCTATCGCACAACCACACTCCCACCAACGGTCACCGGCGGGTGGTCTCCTGACCACGGTGGCCAGCCTACCGCCTTCGTACAAGCTGCAGTACGGCGAGGTTTCGCCAAAACCGGCCACCGAGCGGCCAACCGGTGATAGCCCGCTGGATCTGACCGTGCGCCAGGTGACGACCGGATCGCTGGGTCCGATCACACCTCCGGCCACACCGTCACCGCTGAAGAAGCGCTACCGCGAGGACAATCAGCTCAACGTGCCGCTCAAGTGCGATGAACCATCGGCGAAACGTGCCAAAGCCAGCGAACCGGTGCTGCTGGACGTCAAGAAGGAGCTGGCCACTCCGGCGAAACTCACCATCGCCGGTAAGGCTGGGGCCACCGAGGACGAGGTCGTTATTGCCAAGGGCCCGCCGAGAAGTTCGAAAAATCCTCCCGCCtcagtggcgccctctggcggcTCGAAGGAACGCCGCGCCAAAGCCATCCGCAAGCTAAAGTTCGACGAGGAAAACTCATCGCCCGTGTCGGGCACGATCATCATCTCGCTGGAGGAGGCGCTCAGTGGCGATACACCGCGCGAATCCGGCGACATCGATCCACAGTTCAACCTGGTCGAGGTGTCGGATGAGGTGCGTGCCGAGTTGGCCGCGATCCCGAACGTGATCGGTGGCTACAACTGCAAGCTGTGTCGGTTGGAGTTCGAGGATGCGTTTGGGTTGGCGCAGCATCGCTGCTCCTGCATCGTGCTGCTCGAGTACCGGTGTCCCGAGTGTGACAAGCGGTTCAACTGTCCAGCCAATCTGGCGTCTCACCGGCGTTGGCATAAACCACGTGACCAGACCGGTAAAAAGGGTGGCTCGGGAGGCGCCAAACCGGAGCCCGGTCACGATTCGACCGACTCGGACGGGGCTACGGGTAAGTTCCGGTGTGATCAGTGCGATAAAACGTTCAAGCGGCCAGCCTACCTCAAGAAGCACCAGCTAACGCACAGCAGACAGGCTGCCAAGGGCACCAAACCGGCCCCGAAGCGCAGTGCAAGCCCAAGCACCACTACCACCGGTTCGTCTCAGTATCGTAGCGAGGACTCGAACCACTCGAACCATTCGAGCCAGTCGGCGGGAAGTAGCGCAGTAGGCTACGCCGGATCTTCAGACGGTACCGGGTGCGTTGTGACGGAGCGTTTAATTTCGCGATCGCAACCTCCGCCGCTTACGATGTTCACCATCATCGCGTCGAATGATGGCGTGCTGCATGAGAGTGGTAATCGCGGGTCCGGATTCTTCCAAGGTCAACCCGCGGTACGTTTCGTGCACGAGCGTGCTCCATCGGTGGTGTCCTCGTCGGGACGGGGCAGCGCGGCACCCGACCAGGACGACGCGGATAGTGACTGCGAGGAGCGCACGCTGGTCATCAATGAAGACTACCGTGATGGCGAAGACGAGGACGATGGCGAGGACGAAATGGAGCGCCAGTACCGGTCGGCGTACTGCGACCGGTTTACGGAGGAGGAAAATCTGGCCGCGGCTGCCCTCGCACGGCTTCGCAACGGACCTTCGGTTATTCGCCACACGACGGCGCTGGTTGTGTAA
- the LOC128731014 gene encoding transient receptor potential cation channel protein painless-like, which produces MELMDVHDQKFEDHTALSLLFAKINYDKHEKGFACIQVLLENHAEINVTDKDLISPIAHILLEWLLAIIPKENDKLVNEDPLLSQLVKRMGLNIDKTKCPYFKCMTILLKDARIELDKLDHTNSTALHYAVQYKIEHAQELLLKNGAYIGAQNIFNELPITNMDPDLLEKHLDTCISNNRRIPGDEDYGVIIDYKNFIPPTLKTTDTEQQDTCKNEMRPINDIAQSPSLKRLLRHPVISSILLLKWQKLSWVFYTQLFTSLWLCNMLASQDHLSKCECKSFENFIKLLLIIAFGTVLLHELDEEWWRGLSSFVILLAAIEVLFLTGTLPVLSLSTYMTIMAKVSKNYLKCLMLYSTILLAFALSFYTLFHEKDRTQSEGSRSENATSATSQDANNQIKWFGNLPLAFFKTAVMSFGELEASNMHFQYSIVSYIVFAVFIFIVPMVLFNLMNGLAVNDTTEIRSEAEIITMTQRAFYIYKKEIAARTFRSFRCL; this is translated from the exons ATGGAACTGATGGATGTGCATG ACCAAAAGTTCGAGGATCACACGGCATTATCACTATTATTTGCGAAAATCAATTACGATAAGCACGAGAAAGGTTTCGCGTGCATTCAAGTTTTGCTGGAAAACCATGCCGAAATTAACGTGACAGACAAGGACTTAATTTCCCCCATAGCGCATATT TTATTAGAATGGTTACTAGCCATCATTCCCAAGGAAAACGACAAGCTAGTAAATGAAGATCCATTGTTATCCCAGCTTGTGAAGAGGATGGGATTGAACATTGATAAAACCAAGTGTCCGTACTTCAAATGCATGACAATACTGCTGAAAGATGCACGGATTGAGCTCGACAAGCTAGATCATACCAATAGCACTGCGCTGCACTACGCTGTACAGTACAAGATCGAACACGCTCAGGAGCTGTTGCTGAAAAACGGTGCATACATAGGGGCGCAGAATATATTCAATGAGCTGCCAATTACCAACATGGATCCGGATTTGCTTGAGAAACACCTCGATACGTGCATTTCGAACAAT CGTCGAATCCCGGGAGATGAAGATTACGGAGTGATAATAGATTATAAAAACTTCATACCACCAACGCTCAAAACAACCGACACCGAACAACAGGACACGTGCAAGAATGAGATGCGGCCCATTAATGATATTGCACAATCGCCCAGCTTAAAACGCTTACTTCGCCATCCGGTGATATCGAGCATATTGCTGCTAAAGTGGCAGAAGCTCTCGTGGGTTTTCTACACCCAGCTGTTTACTTCATTG TGGCTGTGCAACATGCTGGCTTCTCAAGATCATTTATCAAAATGCGAGTGTAAATCGTTTGAGAACTTCATTAAACTACTCCTGATAATAGCATTCGGAACAGTGTTGCTGCATGAGCTTGACGAAGAATGGTGGAGAGGCCTCTCGTCCTTTGTTATCCTTTTGGCGGCGATTGAGGTTTTGTTCCTCACCGGAACCCTACCGGTGCTATCTCTATCGACATACATGACTATTATGGCAAAGGTTTCGAAAAATTACCTCAAGTGTTTGATGCTATATTCGACCATTTTGCTTGCCTTTGCGTTAAGCTTTTACACGCTGTTCCACGAGAAAGATAGAACTCAATCCGAGGGTAGCCGATCGGAAAATGCCACATCTGCAACGAGCCAGGACGCTAACAACCAGATCAAATGGTTCGGGAATTTGCCGCTTGCATTTTTTAAGACTGCAGTCATGTCTTTTG GGGAACTCGAAGCTTCAAATATGCATTTCCAGTACTCCATCGTTAGCTATATCGTGTTTGCagtatttatatttattgttcCGATGGTTTTATTCAACCTAATGAACGGCCTTGCCGTCAACGACACGACG GAAATAAGATCCGAAGCCGAAATCATCACCATGACACAGAGGGCGTTTTACatttacaaaaaagaaattgcaGCAAGAACATTTAGATCTTTCAGATGTCTGTGA